The Lachnospiraceae bacterium KM106-2 nucleotide sequence AATGGGATCCTACGATCAGAATCACCACTAATAAATCTTAATAACACACGAATTTTATCATAACTATCCACACCTGTGATTAGGCCTTTTAAACGAATGATCAGCTTCCCTTGACCTTCCTTATATTGCAATAACTGAATCTCTGATTCCATTTTCTACTCCTTATTTAACAAAAGATCTACCACCCTCTTCGTGGCATGCCCATCTAAATAATTATATTCTGCTAATAAAAACTTCTCTTGCTTCTCCAATAACTCTGCCTCATTACTCTTTTTGATCGCCTGAAGCAGACATTCCTCATCTTTGACCACATAACCTGGTACGTTTTGCTCATAATCAAAGTAAAATCCTCTATCATACTTCTCTAAATCATAAGCATAAAAAATAATCGGCTTTTTGAATAACGTATATTCCACCATTGTGGATGAGTAATCAGTGATCAGTAGTGTAGAAGCCGCATACAGCCCCTTCACATCATCATATTTTGTTACATCAATGCAACCTTCATAATTACACACCGTTGGTTTCACTTGAGGATGAAGACGTACTAAAATAACATAATCATCACCTAACTGTCTACTCAAATTGCTGCAATTAAATCTTGATAATATCTCATTATTCTCTTCTTCCGTATTCCGAAACGTTGGTGTATAAAGAATAATCTTTTTATTCTTTATTTCCGGATATGTTTCGTATACTCTATGCTTGGCCTCTTGTATTCTACTTTCATCAAAATAATAATCTGTAATCGGCACACCTGTTGCATGGATTCTTTCTCTTGAAATTCCAAACGCTTCTTCATAATAAGGGATCACTTTGTCAGATGAAACAAATAATTGACTCATCTTTTGATTTCCTTGATATACTAACTCTCTTACGAAAGGATCTTCTTCAGTAGAAAGACCAAACTTCTTAAATGCTCCTACGCCATGCCATAATTGAATTAATTTTGTCTGTTTACGGATATTCATATATGCTAAAGGAAGAAAATTATCATTCAACATAATATATTCTGCTGTGGCAAAATGATAATTCAGTATAAAGTAGAAGTATAAAACGCCACGAATCTTATGTAGTAATCCTGGCTTTCCTAATAAATCTGCTTTGGAAACAATAACAAAGCGAAAAGAATCATCTCTTCGCTTCATTTCTTCATAAACATATGCTAAATTGCCTTGAAACTTACTATTATGAATCATATATAATACTACTTTTTTCTTGCGCAGTGGAATGCCGCGAAACATTCCATATAACAATCCATACAGACGATATACGATTTTCTTCATATATTTCTCCTTGTATTATATCTAAATTCCTTCTTTGACAATATCCATGATCAATTCTACTACACGTTCTGTAGAATGACCGTCTAAATAATCAAAGAACTGTTTCTTAAAGGAATCGATCTTCTCAGCTTCAAAATCCTGTTTCTCAATAGCTGAAATCAGACTAGACTGACTTTGAACAATCTTACCAGGCACAAACAATTCATATTCGCAATAGAAATCACGTGTTGCAATATAGCGATTAAGATCATACGCATAAAATAGCATTGGAATATCTAATAACGATGCTTCAAAAACAACAGAAGAATAATCTGTGATCAAGACATCGGTTACAAATAATAAATCGTTGATTTCTGATTGATCGGACATGTTTATGATATAGTCTTTATATTGTGGATCAATTTCAATTTCATCTTGAACAAATGGATGGTGCTTGATCAAAATCGCGTATTCTCCATTTGTCTCTTCGTAAATTCTTGCCGGATCAAAACGATTCTGTGGATAATAAGCTGATTCCTTACCATTACCACGGAAAGTCGGCGCGAATAAAATAATCTTCTTATCTTTTAACTTAGGATATTTTTCATAAAATTCATTAACAACTCTATTTTTATATGCCTGATCAAAGAAGATATCTGTTCTTGGTACTCCTGTCGCTTTTACACGCTCAATTGGGATACCAAAACCTTCTGCATAGTATTTTGCAATTTCATTACTACTAACAATCGCATAATCATAGTTTCTATGATTCTTACTATTTTGAGTCGGACCACCCTTTTTCCCTAAACGGCTAAAGCCAAAGGTCTTAAATGCTCCACATGCATGCCATAACTGAATTAATTTCGTATCTTTTCTCAACTCATAACGATTGAGTGTTGGGAAGAAATCATCAATTAATAATACACGGCTTGTAGCACATAAGTAGGACAATCTTCTAATATTCTTAAATGACATCTTACTAAATACCGAAGGATCTAATAAGACCTGAATATCTAAATTTGCATTATCCTTAATTCGATCATAGATAAATGCTAAGTTACCTGTCATATCATCACGACGGCTTGACAAGAATGTCACTCGATTTCTTACGATCTTTCTTCTTGAATAACAACGATACATCGCTTTCAAATACCAGTTTTTCATTTCTTTAATGCTGATATCTGCTTTTATAAACGATGCCATTCTCCATCTGACATGTGATAAAAACCACTTGATCCCTGTTGACTTATTCTGCTTACTCACTCTTGAAATTCCTAGCTTTGACACAACAGCATCCAGTAGAAATAGTGGAATCAAGGCAATACTAACTAATAATAATACCAAACGATATAGTGTAGATATAATAGTCTTGCACGCTCTCAAAAATGGGAGACCAAAATATTGGTTGTTCTGAACTTCTTTATTCTTCAATGAAATCTCTGTCATACCCGGATCAACTTCAATTTGAAAAAACTCATTTTCAAAATCAATATCACGGCTTAGGACAAATGGTATCTTCTCATAATAGTTATCACCATATGATAAAGACACACTCACTGAAATTGTTGCGTTTGGATCATAGGGGATAAACAGAAGATTTATAAAATATGTGTATTTTGCATAGATAATACAGTGTTTTAAGTCTCTAGTTGCTTGAACGGATTCAACTATCATTGGTAATCTACGGTCGCTGACACCATCAGAAAACATTACTGTTACTTTTGGTGAGCGAACTCTGATATCCAAATCACATTTTAATTTTACAGCAATTGATACTCCATACTGCCCCACTATAAATTCCTGAATTTTCAAATTCGGATTCATATCGATTACTCCTTTATGCTAAGTGTCATATACCTATCCCATAATCCTTACTTTTCCCATTTCATAACGGTTTTACCGAATGGATTCTTTGTATCTTCGGCAAATGCATCATAAATATCTTTAATATCACGAACAGTTTTCGTGCAGTGTACAAGATTCTCTAAATATTTTGTAATATCCGGATACTCAGTATATAACTCAATAGTTTTCTCAAAATCTGCTAACGCACTTCGACTGCTTCCAAATAAACGTAACCCTTTTTCAAGAACCATTCTTGTATTGATTGGAACTGGATATTCAGATACGCCTAATAATGCGATAGTTGCTTCTGGCTTAATATAGTCAATAATTTGTGAAATGGCAGACTGAGCACCGTTTCCGCCAACACATTCAAATGCATGATCCAACAATAGATCCTCTGGGATCTTATCGATTGTAAATACTTTATCAGCAAATGAAAAATAGTTTAATTTTTCTAAATCTTTACCAAAAACATATACTTCTGATTCTGGTGACATTTTCTTTAATAGTAAAGAAGTGATAAATCCTAAGTTACCATCTCCCCATACACCAATCTTTGTTCTTCTTTCATGAGAAAAACGAAGGAATCTAGTGATCGCATGAACACTTACACTAACGATTTCTGTGAAAGCAGCAACTTGTGGATTAATTCCATCTGGAAGTGGTACAATAAGATCTGGTCTGATTGCAACATTCTCTTGTAGGAAACCATCAAAACCGCTGGCACGGAACTTAGAACTTCTCAAATAGTTAGCTCCAATATAAGGATCATCCTCAAAAGGAGTATTTGGGATCATTACTACTTTTTGACCTTCTTTAAACTTGCCAGTTGGATCAAAAACAACTTCACCCATTGCTTCATGAATTAAAGCCATAGGAAGCTTTTGTGCTAAGATTTCAGGAGCTCTTGTTCCTTGATAATATCTCTGGTCAGCATGACAGATTGAAAGGTAAGTCGGTCTTACAATTACTTCGTCTCCAAATAAATCAATATCGTTAAATGCTACTTCAATTCGTCTTGGAGCAACTAATCTATAAACTGTATTTAACATTACTCTTCTCCTTTTAGTAGTGACTCAGCCACACGTAAATCATATGGGTAGGTAATTTTGATATTATATACTTCCCCATCTACAAGATGCACTTTTTCACCTTTGATAACAAAGATCTTAGCTGCATCTGTTAAAATTTCTTTCTCTTCTTCTGATAATCCTTCGTATAAGTTCTTTAATTTCAATGCATTGAAAGATTGTGGTGTCTGTCCTTGATACATTTTGCTTCGATCAGGAATATTCGTGATCAACTGATTATCCATACTTTCAACAATTGTATCAGTTGCTGGTACAACTGTATCACAAGCACCGTATTTCTTTGCATACT carries:
- a CDS encoding putative polyribitolphosphotransferase, encoding MKKIVYRLYGLLYGMFRGIPLRKKKVVLYMIHNSKFQGNLAYVYEEMKRRDDSFRFVIVSKADLLGKPGLLHKIRGVLYFYFILNYHFATAEYIMLNDNFLPLAYMNIRKQTKLIQLWHGVGAFKKFGLSTEEDPFVRELVYQGNQKMSQLFVSSDKVIPYYEEAFGISRERIHATGVPITDYYFDESRIQEAKHRVYETYPEIKNKKIILYTPTFRNTEEENNEILSRFNCSNLSRQLGDDYVILVRLHPQVKPTVCNYEGCIDVTKYDDVKGLYAASTLLITDYSSTMVEYTLFKKPIIFYAYDLEKYDRGFYFDYEQNVPGYVVKDEECLLQAIKKSNEAELLEKQEKFLLAEYNYLDGHATKRVVDLLLNKE
- a CDS encoding xylitol dehydrogenase, yielding MLNTVYRLVAPRRIEVAFNDIDLFGDEVIVRPTYLSICHADQRYYQGTRAPEILAQKLPMALIHEAMGEVVFDPTGKFKEGQKVVMIPNTPFEDDPYIGANYLRSSKFRASGFDGFLQENVAIRPDLIVPLPDGINPQVAAFTEIVSVSVHAITRFLRFSHERRTKIGVWGDGNLGFITSLLLKKMSPESEVYVFGKDLEKLNYFSFADKVFTIDKIPEDLLLDHAFECVGGNGAQSAISQIIDYIKPEATIALLGVSEYPVPINTRMVLEKGLRLFGSSRSALADFEKTIELYTEYPDITKYLENLVHCTKTVRDIKDIYDAFAEDTKNPFGKTVMKWEK
- a CDS encoding putative polyribitolphosphotransferase, which produces MNPNLKIQEFIVGQYGVSIAVKLKCDLDIRVRSPKVTVMFSDGVSDRRLPMIVESVQATRDLKHCIIYAKYTYFINLLFIPYDPNATISVSVSLSYGDNYYEKIPFVLSRDIDFENEFFQIEVDPGMTEISLKNKEVQNNQYFGLPFLRACKTIISTLYRLVLLLVSIALIPLFLLDAVVSKLGISRVSKQNKSTGIKWFLSHVRWRMASFIKADISIKEMKNWYLKAMYRCYSRRKIVRNRVTFLSSRRDDMTGNLAFIYDRIKDNANLDIQVLLDPSVFSKMSFKNIRRLSYLCATSRVLLIDDFFPTLNRYELRKDTKLIQLWHACGAFKTFGFSRLGKKGGPTQNSKNHRNYDYAIVSSNEIAKYYAEGFGIPIERVKATGVPRTDIFFDQAYKNRVVNEFYEKYPKLKDKKIILFAPTFRGNGKESAYYPQNRFDPARIYEETNGEYAILIKHHPFVQDEIEIDPQYKDYIINMSDQSEINDLLFVTDVLITDYSSVVFEASLLDIPMLFYAYDLNRYIATRDFYCEYELFVPGKIVQSQSSLISAIEKQDFEAEKIDSFKKQFFDYLDGHSTERVVELIMDIVKEGI